One window of the Conexibacter sp. SYSU D00693 genome contains the following:
- the nuoG gene encoding NADH-quinone oxidoreductase subunit NuoG, with product MPRPEVKMVTLSIDGREVQAPENAMLVDGAKYGDVEIPVFCYEPKLGAPVGACRMCLVEIEGIPKLQTACSTPVKDGMVVHTQTDRVKQAQQAVVEFLLINHPLDCPVCDKGGECPLQDISFGWGGGRSRFIEPKRHFQKPLALSPLIAIDRERCILCYRCVRFSQEVSEDYQLVFQERGAHTFVGTFDGHPYVAPFSGNIVELCPVGALTSQPYRFRARPWDIETAGSVCTLCPSQCNVQFTVRDERVLRVNSRDHDGVDDGWLCDKGRFGYQSVHVDERITRPMVRDGGELREVSWERALDDAAAALKRAGSRAAALVGGEATNEEGFLVQRIVREALGSPDLDSRTHETVSREALAALHAPALQASVPDLEFAHAVLVLGTEPVDESPILDLRLRKGVRRRGVQLAVATARPSSLDPNAKAIARFAPGGEGAFVEALAAAMFGGDVDGPAARAGAAPEAVAGIAELLRTAGEDLVVLYGERVLRGGDAVAAALLKVAGGLNVRDREGAGLLAVPAATNARGLREVGVLPDAGPGLGAIAAPGRGAAGIAAAAAGGEVPALWLVGSDPLVSHDDRRTWEQALERTTTVIAHAGFLTEGLRDHATIVFPADSYAEKEGTVVHPDGRVQRLRPSIARQGQVRPGWWVLKELAERLGLDLRAWHGPAVSQQVFDAVPFYAGLTLDVLGGKGARWPEGEAAAAWPEADAPSVSSTTDAVPSANGRLRLGTFRSIWAGPEVEVSPALKFLVPKPRAELSPDDARRLGIADGERVTVGGVHATAAVRATVPAGSVFVEGNRISGPLVEVAGRADWKVPAGAAAALGADDAPSAEQAGSEA from the coding sequence GTGCCCCGCCCCGAGGTCAAGATGGTCACCCTCTCGATCGACGGTCGAGAGGTGCAGGCCCCCGAGAACGCGATGCTCGTCGACGGCGCCAAGTACGGCGACGTCGAGATCCCGGTCTTCTGCTACGAGCCCAAGCTCGGCGCGCCGGTCGGCGCCTGCCGCATGTGCCTCGTCGAGATCGAGGGCATCCCGAAGCTCCAGACCGCGTGCTCCACGCCGGTCAAGGACGGCATGGTCGTCCACACCCAGACCGACCGCGTCAAGCAGGCCCAGCAGGCCGTCGTCGAGTTCCTGCTGATCAACCACCCGCTGGACTGCCCGGTCTGCGACAAGGGCGGCGAGTGCCCCCTGCAGGACATCTCCTTCGGCTGGGGCGGCGGGCGCTCGCGCTTCATCGAGCCCAAGCGCCACTTCCAGAAGCCGCTGGCGCTGTCGCCGCTCATCGCGATCGACCGCGAGCGCTGCATCCTCTGCTACCGCTGCGTGCGCTTCTCGCAGGAGGTCTCCGAGGACTACCAGCTCGTCTTCCAGGAGCGCGGGGCCCACACGTTCGTCGGCACGTTCGACGGCCACCCCTACGTCGCGCCGTTCAGCGGCAACATCGTCGAGCTGTGCCCGGTGGGCGCGCTCACGTCGCAGCCCTACCGCTTCCGCGCCCGCCCGTGGGACATCGAGACGGCGGGCTCGGTCTGCACGCTGTGCCCGTCGCAGTGCAACGTCCAGTTCACCGTCCGCGACGAGCGCGTCCTGCGCGTCAACTCGCGCGACCACGACGGCGTCGACGACGGCTGGCTGTGCGACAAGGGCCGCTTCGGCTACCAGTCCGTGCACGTCGACGAGCGCATCACGCGCCCGATGGTGCGCGACGGCGGCGAGCTGCGCGAGGTCTCCTGGGAGCGCGCGCTGGACGACGCGGCCGCGGCGCTCAAGCGCGCGGGCTCGCGTGCGGCGGCGCTCGTCGGCGGCGAGGCCACCAACGAGGAGGGCTTCCTCGTCCAGCGCATCGTCCGCGAGGCGCTGGGCTCCCCCGACCTGGACTCGCGCACGCACGAGACGGTCTCCCGCGAGGCACTGGCCGCGCTGCACGCGCCGGCGCTCCAGGCGTCGGTCCCGGACCTCGAGTTCGCCCACGCGGTGCTCGTCCTCGGCACCGAGCCGGTCGACGAGTCGCCGATCCTCGACCTGCGCCTGCGCAAGGGCGTGCGCCGCCGCGGCGTGCAGCTCGCCGTCGCCACGGCGCGCCCGTCGTCGCTGGACCCCAACGCGAAGGCGATCGCCCGCTTCGCCCCCGGGGGCGAGGGCGCGTTCGTCGAGGCGCTGGCCGCCGCGATGTTCGGCGGCGACGTCGACGGCCCGGCCGCCCGTGCGGGTGCGGCGCCCGAGGCCGTCGCGGGCATCGCCGAGCTCCTGCGCACCGCTGGTGAGGACCTCGTCGTCCTCTACGGCGAGCGCGTGCTGCGCGGCGGCGACGCCGTGGCCGCCGCCCTGCTGAAGGTCGCCGGCGGGCTCAACGTCCGCGACCGCGAGGGCGCCGGCCTGCTCGCCGTCCCGGCCGCGACGAACGCGCGCGGCCTGCGCGAGGTGGGCGTCCTGCCGGACGCCGGCCCGGGCCTCGGCGCGATCGCCGCGCCCGGCCGTGGGGCCGCCGGCATCGCCGCGGCCGCGGCGGGCGGCGAGGTCCCGGCCCTGTGGCTCGTGGGCAGCGACCCGCTCGTCTCGCACGACGACCGCCGCACCTGGGAGCAGGCGCTCGAGCGGACCACCACCGTCATCGCCCACGCCGGCTTCCTCACCGAGGGGCTGCGCGACCACGCGACGATCGTCTTCCCGGCCGACAGCTACGCGGAGAAGGAGGGCACGGTCGTGCACCCCGACGGCCGCGTCCAGCGCCTGCGGCCGTCGATCGCCCGCCAGGGCCAGGTCCGGCCGGGCTGGTGGGTGCTCAAGGAGCTCGCCGAGCGCCTCGGCCTCGACCTGCGCGCGTGGCACGGCCCCGCCGTCTCCCAGCAGGTCTTCGACGCCGTCCCGTTCTACGCCGGGCTGACGCTCGACGTGCTGGGCGGCAAGGGCGCGCGCTGGCCCGAGGGCGAGGCCGCCGCGGCGTGGCCCGAGGCCGACGCCCCGTCGGTCTCGTCGACCACGGACGCGGTGCCGTCGGCCAACGGCCGCCTGCGCCTCGGCACCTTCCGCTCGATCTGGGCGGGCCCGGAGGTCGAGGTCTCCCCCGCGCTGAAGTTCCTCGTCCCCAAGCCGCGCGCCGAGCTGTCGCCCGACGACGCCCGCCGCCTGGGCATCGCCGACGGCGAGCGCGTGACCGTCGGCGGCGTCCACGCCACGGCGGCGGTCCGGGCGACCGTGCCGGCCGGCAGCGTCTTCGTCGAGGGCAACCGCATCAGCGGCCCGCTGGTCGAGGTCGCCGGGCGCGCCGACTGGAAGGTGCCCGCGGGCGCCGCGGCCGCCCTCGGGGCGGACGACGCACCGAGCGCCGAGCAGGCAGGATCCGAGGCGTGA
- the nuoH gene encoding NADH-quinone oxidoreductase subunit NuoH, whose amino-acid sequence MVGPLAEVGYYEAWWIQVVKSIAVFFVLLNLQPIIIVGERKILGRFQGRYGPNRVGPYGLLQPMAEIVKFATKENFRPRTSIGWLFALAPVVSIMTAIGALAIVPFGDTQDIFGTEVGLYGLDVSIGPLYLFAMGAIAFYGIMLGGWASGSKYSFLGSMRAAAQLISYEVSQGLALVGVVMQAGTLSLVGIVEAQQDYGLWYIVPQFVGFLIFLTASFAETNRAPFDLVEADAELVGGYFTEYGGGRMVAYLFAEYMNMCVVSLITVTLFLGGWHLPFGIDAPGWLDPFVVLGKASLFLIFFFWIRATLPRLRYDQLMSFGWKVLLPLATLNALVTAVLVVEPW is encoded by the coding sequence ATGGTCGGGCCCCTCGCCGAGGTCGGCTACTACGAGGCCTGGTGGATCCAGGTCGTCAAGTCGATCGCCGTGTTCTTCGTGCTGCTGAACCTGCAGCCGATCATCATCGTCGGCGAGCGCAAGATCCTCGGGCGCTTCCAGGGCCGCTACGGGCCCAACCGCGTCGGCCCGTACGGCCTGCTCCAGCCGATGGCGGAGATCGTGAAGTTCGCCACCAAGGAGAACTTCCGCCCCCGCACGTCGATCGGCTGGCTCTTCGCGCTGGCCCCGGTCGTGTCGATCATGACCGCGATCGGCGCGCTCGCGATCGTGCCGTTCGGCGACACGCAGGACATCTTCGGCACCGAGGTCGGGCTCTACGGCCTCGACGTCTCCATCGGGCCGCTCTACCTCTTCGCGATGGGCGCGATCGCCTTCTACGGGATCATGCTCGGCGGCTGGGCCTCGGGCTCGAAGTACTCGTTCCTGGGCTCGATGCGCGCCGCAGCGCAGCTCATCTCCTACGAGGTCTCGCAGGGCCTGGCGCTGGTCGGCGTCGTCATGCAGGCCGGGACGCTCTCGCTCGTCGGGATCGTCGAGGCCCAGCAGGACTACGGGCTCTGGTACATCGTCCCGCAGTTCGTCGGCTTCCTGATCTTCCTCACGGCGTCCTTCGCCGAGACCAACCGCGCGCCGTTCGACCTCGTCGAGGCCGACGCGGAGCTCGTCGGCGGCTACTTCACCGAGTACGGCGGCGGCCGCATGGTCGCCTACCTGTTCGCCGAGTACATGAACATGTGCGTGGTCTCCCTGATCACGGTCACGCTGTTCCTCGGCGGCTGGCACCTGCCCTTCGGCATCGACGCACCCGGCTGGCTCGACCCGTTCGTCGTGCTCGGCAAGGCGTCGCTGTTCCTCATCTTCTTCTTCTGGATCCGGGCGACGCTGCCGCGCCTGCGCTACGACCAGCTCATGTCGTTCGGCTGGAAGGTCCTCCTGCCGCTGGCGACGCTCAACGCGCTGGTGACCGCGGTGCTGGTCGTCGAGCCCTGGTAG
- a CDS encoding alkaline phosphatase, with amino-acid sequence MADQTRLSRRHLLLAGGAGATALFLPGVQLARGASFAADPFSLGVASGDPWAHSVVLWTRLAPDPLALDGSGGMPAQAVPVRWEIAPDAGFRKVLRQGTAVARPEEAHTVHVEADGLSADREYFFRFKVGGDVSPVGRTKTAPVAGARRPMTFAFASCQNFPAGQYAAYRDMAQQELDLVVHLGDYIYEGAGGTGPRAHAPAAEIKTLSDYRVRHAQYKTDPHLQAAHAVAPWLVTWDDHEVQNNYADLEADPDSPVDVFAARRAAAYQAYWEHMPLRRAQRPVGKDLPLFRRVSYGAMATFHVLDTRQHRDDQPPACPPQESDANGGFCTEALREGRTILGADQLDWLRSGLAGSRASWDVLAQQVPVAPLDQDADPARKRFHNPDKWDGYAADRQRVTDALATVDGPVVITGDVHVNEVRDVPPSPAHLDAAPVATEFIGTSITSGGDRALSTQVDPDLANNPHRRLLDNHHGYVRCTLTARRFTADYRVVDTVLTDTAPGRTLQTWVTERGKPGAVRA; translated from the coding sequence ATGGCCGACCAGACCCGCCTCTCCCGCCGCCACCTCCTCCTCGCCGGCGGCGCCGGTGCCACCGCGCTCTTCCTCCCCGGCGTCCAGCTCGCTCGCGGCGCGAGCTTCGCCGCCGACCCGTTCTCCCTCGGCGTCGCGTCGGGCGACCCGTGGGCGCACTCGGTCGTGCTGTGGACGCGGCTGGCGCCGGACCCGCTCGCGCTCGACGGCAGCGGCGGGATGCCCGCGCAGGCGGTGCCGGTCCGCTGGGAGATCGCGCCCGACGCGGGCTTCCGCAAGGTCCTGCGCCAGGGCACCGCCGTCGCGCGGCCCGAGGAGGCGCACACGGTGCACGTCGAGGCCGACGGCCTCAGCGCCGACCGCGAGTACTTCTTCCGCTTCAAGGTCGGCGGGGACGTCAGCCCGGTCGGCCGGACGAAGACGGCGCCGGTGGCCGGCGCGCGGCGGCCGATGACCTTCGCCTTCGCGAGCTGCCAGAACTTCCCGGCCGGCCAGTACGCCGCCTACCGCGACATGGCCCAGCAGGAGCTCGACCTCGTCGTGCACCTCGGCGACTACATCTACGAGGGCGCCGGCGGCACCGGCCCGCGCGCCCACGCCCCCGCCGCGGAGATCAAGACGCTCAGCGACTACCGCGTGCGCCACGCGCAGTACAAGACCGACCCGCACCTCCAGGCCGCCCACGCGGTCGCGCCGTGGCTCGTGACCTGGGACGACCACGAGGTGCAGAACAACTACGCCGACCTCGAGGCCGACCCCGACAGCCCGGTCGACGTCTTCGCCGCCCGCCGCGCCGCGGCCTACCAGGCCTACTGGGAGCACATGCCGCTGCGCCGCGCCCAGCGGCCCGTCGGCAAGGACCTGCCGCTCTTCCGCCGCGTCTCCTACGGCGCCATGGCGACCTTCCACGTCCTCGACACCCGCCAGCACCGCGACGACCAGCCGCCGGCCTGCCCGCCCCAGGAGTCCGACGCCAACGGCGGCTTCTGCACCGAGGCCCTGCGCGAGGGCCGCACGATCCTGGGCGCCGACCAGCTGGACTGGCTGCGCAGCGGCCTGGCCGGCTCGCGCGCCTCCTGGGACGTGCTCGCCCAGCAGGTCCCCGTCGCGCCGCTGGACCAGGACGCCGACCCGGCGCGCAAGCGCTTCCACAACCCCGACAAGTGGGACGGCTACGCCGCCGACCGCCAGCGGGTGACCGACGCGCTGGCGACCGTCGACGGCCCCGTCGTCATCACGGGCGACGTCCACGTCAACGAGGTCCGCGACGTGCCGCCCTCGCCGGCCCACCTCGACGCGGCGCCCGTCGCCACGGAGTTCATCGGCACGTCGATCACCTCCGGCGGCGACCGCGCCCTCAGCACGCAGGTGGACCCCGACCTCGCCAACAACCCGCACCGCCGGCTGCTGGACAACCACCACGGCTACGTCCGCTGCACGCTGACCGCGCGGCGCTTCACCGCGGACTACCGGGTCGTCGACACCGTGCTGACCGACACCGCCCCCGGTCGCACGCTGCAGACGTGGGTGACCGAGCGCGGCAAGCCGGGCGCGGTCAGGGCGTGA
- a CDS encoding NADH-quinone oxidoreductase subunit D — protein sequence MSTTEPGTDLQAARTAYREMEESIDLSAQLHPVGEADLESELLTLNMGPHHPATHGVLRLLVTLEGEVVRDLKPIIGYVHTGIEKTAEDKSYWKAIPVIERMDYLAYFFNAYAYCGAVETLLELEVPKRAQYLRVIHMELNRIMSHLVWLGTSALDLGAISMFWYCFREREAILDLFEYSTGARMHTRYIQVGGVMDEPPRGWAEKTLAFAQAMHERVDQYGALLNKNEILLQRLRGVCPLPEETLLELGVTGPLLRAAGNPWDLRKAMPYCSYEDFDFKIPVGTQGDNYDRYAVRLQEMKESARIIEQAIQGLPEGRHISDDRKVALPPRHELATSMEALIHHFKLVTEGYRVPPGEVYFPIEGPRGEYGCFVRSDGSSKPARVHMRDPSFVNLQSTSAMTKDAYIADLIATLAMMDPVLGGIDR from the coding sequence GTGAGCACCACCGAGCCCGGCACCGACCTGCAGGCCGCCCGCACGGCCTACCGCGAGATGGAGGAGAGCATCGACCTCTCCGCCCAGCTCCACCCCGTCGGCGAGGCGGACCTCGAGTCCGAGCTGCTGACGCTCAACATGGGTCCGCACCACCCGGCCACCCACGGGGTGCTGCGGCTCCTGGTCACGCTCGAGGGCGAGGTCGTCCGCGACCTCAAGCCCATCATCGGCTACGTCCACACCGGCATCGAGAAGACCGCCGAGGACAAGAGCTACTGGAAGGCCATCCCCGTCATCGAGCGGATGGACTACCTGGCGTACTTCTTCAACGCCTACGCCTACTGCGGCGCGGTGGAGACGCTGCTCGAGCTCGAGGTGCCCAAGCGCGCGCAGTACCTGCGCGTGATCCACATGGAGCTCAACCGGATCATGAGCCACCTCGTGTGGCTCGGGACGAGCGCGCTGGACCTCGGCGCGATCTCGATGTTCTGGTACTGCTTCCGCGAGCGCGAGGCGATCCTCGACCTCTTCGAGTACTCGACCGGCGCGCGCATGCACACGCGCTACATCCAGGTCGGCGGCGTGATGGACGAGCCGCCGCGCGGGTGGGCCGAGAAGACGCTGGCCTTCGCCCAGGCGATGCACGAGCGCGTGGACCAGTACGGCGCGCTGCTCAACAAGAACGAGATCCTGCTCCAGCGCCTGCGCGGCGTCTGCCCACTGCCCGAGGAGACGCTGCTCGAGCTCGGCGTCACCGGCCCGCTGCTGCGCGCCGCCGGCAACCCGTGGGACCTGCGCAAGGCGATGCCGTACTGCTCCTACGAGGACTTCGACTTCAAGATCCCGGTCGGCACGCAGGGCGACAACTACGACCGCTACGCCGTGCGCCTGCAGGAGATGAAGGAGTCGGCCAGGATCATCGAGCAGGCCATCCAGGGCCTGCCCGAGGGCCGGCACATCTCCGACGACCGCAAGGTCGCGCTGCCGCCGCGCCATGAGCTCGCCACCTCGATGGAGGCGCTCATCCACCACTTCAAGCTCGTCACCGAGGGCTACCGGGTCCCGCCGGGCGAGGTCTACTTCCCGATCGAGGGCCCGCGCGGCGAGTACGGGTGCTTCGTGCGCTCGGACGGCTCGTCCAAGCCGGCGCGCGTGCACATGCGCGACCCCTCCTTCGTGAACCTGCAGTCGACCTCGGCGATGACGAAGGACGCCTACATCGCGGACCTCATCGCGACGCTGGCGATGATGGACCCGGTGCTCGGAGGGATCGACCGCTAG
- a CDS encoding NADH-quinone oxidoreductase subunit B family protein has translation MLRGDLEGEDLEAYVQSRIITTTLDKAVSWARGNAIFPATFGLACCAIEMMSIVAARVDVARFGFEAFRASPRQADLLILSGRVSIKMAPVVRRVYDQMLEPKYAIAMGACASSQGVFNNYAVVPADKFLPVDVHVPGCPPRPESLMHGILKLRAMIQQDPSMNWRARYGAEQTVEVLPEDIERFEREAAVNVAQPGQTSGA, from the coding sequence ATGCTCCGCGGCGACCTCGAGGGCGAGGACCTCGAGGCGTACGTCCAGTCGCGCATCATCACCACCACCCTCGACAAGGCCGTCTCCTGGGCCCGCGGCAACGCGATCTTCCCGGCGACCTTCGGCCTGGCCTGCTGCGCCATCGAGATGATGAGCATCGTGGCCGCGCGCGTCGACGTCGCGCGCTTCGGCTTCGAGGCCTTCCGCGCGTCCCCGCGCCAGGCCGACCTGCTCATCCTCTCGGGCCGCGTCTCGATCAAGATGGCCCCGGTCGTGCGCCGCGTCTACGACCAGATGCTCGAGCCGAAGTACGCGATCGCGATGGGCGCCTGCGCCTCGTCGCAGGGCGTCTTCAACAACTACGCGGTCGTCCCCGCCGACAAGTTCCTGCCGGTCGACGTCCACGTCCCGGGCTGCCCGCCGCGTCCCGAGTCGCTCATGCACGGGATCCTCAAGCTCCGCGCGATGATCCAGCAGGACCCGTCGATGAACTGGCGCGCCCGCTACGGCGCCGAGCAGACCGTCGAGGTCCTGCCCGAGGACATCGAGCGCTTCGAGCGCGAGGCGGCGGTCAACGTCGCCCAGCCGGGGCAGACGAGCGGTGCCTGA
- a CDS encoding NAD(P)H-dependent oxidoreductase subunit E, whose product MATTDGFEDGLGPVRRFAHGSRVPGWDDAVDLTKDPQGIPDAVATEVPPALRERIELLVERYPDKRSAAIPAMAAAQEVHGWMSPTAFRQVAAVLQVTPAYLVSVASFYDMLDTEPRGSRRVYVCTNISCSLRGGRKLLGELQEALEGADDVQVRPFECLGACDIAPMASVEGVFVGPIDDGEVGELAEQIRAGADPLPAKQLVKRASVDPSANTKDWSSQP is encoded by the coding sequence ATGGCCACCACGGACGGCTTCGAGGACGGGCTCGGCCCGGTCCGCCGCTTCGCCCACGGCTCCCGCGTCCCCGGCTGGGACGACGCGGTCGACCTGACCAAGGACCCGCAGGGCATCCCGGACGCGGTCGCGACCGAGGTCCCGCCCGCGCTGCGCGAGCGCATCGAGCTGCTCGTCGAGCGCTACCCCGACAAGCGCTCCGCCGCGATCCCCGCCATGGCCGCCGCCCAGGAGGTCCACGGCTGGATGTCACCGACCGCCTTCCGGCAGGTCGCCGCCGTCCTCCAGGTCACCCCCGCCTACCTCGTCTCCGTCGCGAGCTTCTACGACATGCTCGACACCGAGCCCCGCGGCTCGCGGCGCGTCTACGTCTGCACGAACATCTCGTGCTCCCTGCGCGGCGGGCGCAAGCTGCTCGGTGAGCTGCAGGAGGCCCTCGAGGGCGCCGACGACGTGCAGGTGCGGCCCTTCGAGTGCCTGGGGGCGTGCGACATCGCGCCGATGGCCTCGGTCGAGGGCGTCTTCGTCGGCCCCATCGACGACGGCGAGGTGGGCGAGCTGGCCGAGCAGATCCGCGCCGGCGCCGACCCCCTCCCGGCCAAGCAGCTCGTCAAGCGCGCCTCGGTCGACCCCTCCGCGAACACGAAGGACTGGAGCTCGCAGCCGTGA
- the nuoI gene encoding NADH-quinone oxidoreductase subunit NuoI, which translates to MTWPPSPDELHVVTAPKPGGAGGFYRAFGETLRGLKTTFGRVVEGVHTIQYPEEKVPVYPRFRGRHRLHRFEDTGLEKCVGCSLCAAACPADCIRVVAAENTPDDRVSAGERYAAVYEINLSRCIFCGYCEVACPFDAITMGHDYEMSDYNRSDLIFTKEMLLAEPFERTPLRSEGE; encoded by the coding sequence ATGACCTGGCCTCCCTCCCCCGACGAGCTGCACGTCGTCACCGCGCCCAAGCCGGGCGGGGCCGGCGGCTTCTACCGCGCGTTCGGCGAGACGCTGCGCGGCCTGAAGACGACCTTCGGCCGCGTGGTCGAGGGCGTGCACACGATCCAGTACCCCGAGGAGAAGGTGCCGGTCTACCCCCGCTTCCGGGGCCGTCACCGCCTGCACCGCTTCGAGGACACCGGCCTGGAGAAGTGCGTCGGCTGCTCGCTGTGCGCCGCCGCCTGCCCGGCCGACTGCATCCGCGTCGTCGCCGCCGAGAACACCCCGGACGACCGCGTGTCGGCCGGCGAGCGCTACGCCGCGGTCTACGAGATCAACCTCTCGCGCTGCATCTTCTGCGGCTACTGCGAGGTCGCGTGCCCGTTCGACGCGATCACGATGGGCCACGACTACGAGATGTCGGACTACAACCGCAGCGACCTCATCTTCACCAAGGAGATGCTGCTCGCGGAGCCGTTCGAGCGCACGCCGCTGCGCTCCGAGGGCGAGTAG
- a CDS encoding NADH-quinone oxidoreductase subunit C, translating into MPDATGLELLAGELHDAVSDCVVDTTHFRGKGAVEVQAQSIVEVLEALRAKGFDFLASVHGVDYHPHEPRLGVHYELLDMRGLDRLTVKLRVSTEAPRVPSVTPRWPTADHQEREVYDLFGVEFEGHPDLRRILMPEDYEGFPQRRDFPVGGEPVLFTYNQTKGTDYTQ; encoded by the coding sequence GTGCCTGACGCCACCGGCCTCGAGCTGCTCGCCGGCGAGCTGCACGACGCGGTCAGCGACTGCGTCGTCGACACCACGCACTTCCGCGGCAAGGGCGCCGTCGAGGTCCAGGCCCAGTCGATCGTCGAGGTCCTCGAGGCGCTGCGCGCCAAGGGCTTCGACTTCCTCGCCTCGGTCCACGGCGTCGACTACCACCCGCACGAGCCGCGCCTGGGCGTCCACTACGAGCTGCTGGACATGCGCGGCCTGGACCGCCTGACGGTGAAGCTCCGCGTCTCGACCGAGGCGCCGCGCGTCCCCTCCGTGACGCCCCGGTGGCCGACCGCCGACCACCAGGAGCGCGAGGTCTACGACTTGTTCGGCGTCGAGTTCGAGGGCCACCCGGACCTGCGCCGCATCCTCATGCCCGAGGACTACGAGGGCTTCCCGCAGCGCCGCGACTTCCCCGTCGGCGGCGAGCCGGTCCTCTTCACCTACAACCAGACCAAGGGCACGGACTACACCCAGTGA
- a CDS encoding NADH-quinone oxidoreductase subunit A, whose protein sequence is MLRSYLPALVFIALGAGVGSLFAGLNRLFGYRNKRKPTTYRDDPYECGLPSEIQQGFRFGISFYLIAMLFILFDIEVVFLYPVAVQLKEFGTFALVELSVFIALLLVAFVYVWRRGALEWR, encoded by the coding sequence GTGCTGCGCTCCTACCTGCCCGCCCTCGTCTTCATCGCGCTCGGTGCGGGCGTGGGATCGCTCTTCGCCGGACTGAACCGGCTCTTCGGCTACCGCAACAAGCGCAAGCCGACCACCTACCGCGACGACCCGTACGAGTGCGGTCTCCCCTCGGAGATCCAGCAGGGCTTCCGCTTCGGGATCAGCTTCTACCTGATCGCGATGCTCTTCATCCTGTTCGACATCGAGGTCGTCTTCCTCTACCCCGTGGCCGTCCAGCTGAAGGAGTTCGGGACCTTCGCCCTGGTCGAGCTCTCGGTCTTCATCGCCCTGCTCCTCGTCGCCTTCGTGTACGTCTGGCGTCGAGGTGCCCTCGAGTGGCGCTAG
- the nuoF gene encoding NADH-quinone oxidoreductase subunit NuoF, giving the protein MSQKLIFRDIDEPGLNTLDVYRARGGYGDVLRKALATPREALVNDLKASGLRGRGGAGFSMGMKASFMPKGQMDKYLVCNADESEPGTFKDRELMQKNPHLLIEGMVIASYAIGATKAFIFIRGEYAEQADVLEAAVAEARAAGLVGDRILGTDHSVDLWVHRGAGAYICGEETALLDSLEGKRGNPRLKPPFPANQGLYQGPTLINNVETLATVPLILELGADEYAKIGVEGSTGTKLVSISGNVKRPGNYEIELGTPARELIYGLAGGPEDGREVKLWFPGGSSSPVLTKDDLDLPYDFDTLAKAGSMLGSGAIIVVDDTNSVVDVCLWLAEFYRHESCGKCTPCREGTNWTVKMLERIQSGVATPMDLDIMASVQTQIMGNCLCVLGDAMAMPVGSMVEKFRDEFEEHLERARMANPFAADEPPSDPALPLVQGALV; this is encoded by the coding sequence GTGAGCCAGAAGCTGATCTTCCGGGACATCGACGAGCCCGGGCTCAACACGCTCGACGTCTACCGCGCCCGCGGCGGATACGGCGACGTGCTGCGCAAGGCCCTCGCCACCCCGCGCGAGGCGCTCGTCAACGACCTCAAGGCCTCGGGCCTGCGCGGCCGCGGCGGCGCCGGCTTCTCGATGGGCATGAAGGCGTCGTTCATGCCCAAGGGCCAGATGGACAAGTACCTCGTCTGCAACGCCGACGAGTCCGAGCCCGGGACCTTCAAGGACCGCGAGCTGATGCAGAAGAACCCGCATCTGCTCATCGAGGGCATGGTCATCGCGTCCTACGCCATCGGCGCGACCAAGGCGTTCATCTTCATCCGCGGCGAGTACGCCGAGCAGGCCGACGTCCTCGAGGCCGCCGTGGCCGAGGCCCGCGCCGCCGGCCTCGTCGGCGACCGCATCCTGGGCACCGACCACTCGGTCGACCTCTGGGTGCACCGCGGCGCCGGCGCGTACATCTGCGGCGAGGAGACCGCGCTGCTCGACTCGCTCGAGGGCAAGCGCGGCAACCCGCGGCTCAAGCCGCCCTTCCCCGCCAACCAGGGCCTCTACCAGGGCCCGACGCTCATCAACAACGTCGAGACGCTCGCGACGGTGCCGCTCATCCTCGAGCTCGGCGCCGACGAGTACGCGAAGATCGGCGTCGAGGGCTCGACCGGCACGAAGCTCGTCTCCATCTCGGGCAACGTCAAGCGCCCGGGCAACTACGAGATCGAGCTCGGCACGCCCGCGCGCGAGCTCATCTACGGCCTGGCCGGCGGCCCCGAGGACGGGCGCGAGGTCAAGCTGTGGTTCCCGGGCGGGTCGTCGTCGCCGGTCCTGACCAAGGACGACCTCGACCTCCCCTACGACTTCGACACGCTCGCGAAGGCCGGCTCGATGCTCGGCTCCGGCGCGATCATCGTCGTCGACGACACGAACTCCGTGGTCGACGTCTGCCTCTGGCTGGCCGAGTTCTACCGGCACGAGTCGTGCGGCAAGTGCACGCCGTGTCGCGAGGGCACGAACTGGACGGTGAAGATGCTCGAGCGCATCCAGTCCGGCGTCGCCACGCCGATGGACCTCGACATCATGGCCTCGGTCCAGACGCAGATCATGGGCAACTGCCTCTGCGTGCTCGGCGACGCGATGGCGATGCCCGTCGGCTCGATGGTCGAGAAGTTCCGCGACGAGTTCGAGGAGCACCTCGAGCGCGCGCGCATGGCCAACCCGTTCGCGGCCGACGAGCCGCCCAGCGACCCGGCCCTGCCCCTCGTGCAGGGGGCGCTCGTCTAG